The Heliorestis convoluta genome includes the window CTATTCCAACGGAAGTAACAATCAGCAAAAACCTTCTGGGACTGGGCATCACGCTTTCCGCAGCGGGACTTGGGACCTCAGCTGTCGCCAGCTTGCTGGCGGTAACAGCGTGGGACCAGTCCAGAGCGGAGGAAAGCGTGATGACCTGGCCCCTCTATGAAGTAACCCCAACGTAATCAGGAAAAGTTATTTTCATCAGTGGTTGTGCCCGACCGGGCATGGGGGCGGTTAGTAAGTAAAGAAAAAGCGCTGCAGATTTTATATTTCTGCAGCGCTTCCTCTACTTTACTGCACAAGGCCTTGCTTAGGAACTAGGAAAGGGTATCAATCTTCGTATGCTTCGAAGGGGGATGCGTATTGTAATAAAGACGCGACCCGCTCGGCTAAATACTCGTAGTACAACGCAAGCCCTCCGTACTTCTACGATCGTTCCGATGAAAGTGCGAAATCTTGTTTGTAGTACAACCACTTTTCCTTGCAAATCTTCTACTTTTTTTCGACCGATTGGAGTTCTTTTGACAGCAGCTCTTTTTCTAGCTCTTTTTCTACCCACTGCTCTTTTTGGTACCTTTGGCTCCAAGAAAAACACCTCCTTTTCTGTCCTTACTTCAATATAGTTTTTTTCCTTAATTTGGTTATTCCTTAGTGTGCCTGCATGCCCTTGTTCTTGCGCTATCCCCAATAGATATTGCTTACGATAAAAGGTTCTGGAGAAGAGCAAATAAAAAAGAGCTACCTCTTGTTCGAAAGGTAGCTCTCTTTTTATGCTTATCCAACTTGCCCTAGCACCATGGCTGCGATGGAGAAGTAGATAAGGAGACCAACAGCATCAATGATGGAGGTAATCAGAGGTCCACTGGCAACGGCTGGATCAACACGAATTCGGACGAGTAAAAATGGTAAAATAGTACCAATGATATTGGCGACAATCACAAGTGTTACCATGGTAATTCCGACGATAAGACCAATTTCAAAGCCACCACGGAAGTATCCGAGAAGTAAGCTTCCTAAAGCCATGGTTAAGCCAATGGCAATACCTACTTTCATTTCTTTGGAAATGGTCTTGTACCATTGGTTGAGTTTAATATCTCCTGTTGCAAGCGCTCGTACCATCAGTGTTGCTGATTGGGCACCGGCGTTTCCTCCACTGTCAATTAACAAGGGAATAAAAAAAGCTAGGGCAATCGCGGCTGAGAGCATGTCTTCATAGGCGGCAATGACACCAGAAGAAGCTAGGTTGACTACAACAAGGGTCATGAGCCAACCGACTCTTTTGCGATAAAGTGACCAGACCGAAGCTTCTCGATAACTTGTCTTTAAAGGCGCTACAGCAGCACCTTTATGAAAATCTTCTGTAGCTTCTTTTTGCGCTACATCGAAGACATCATCAATCGTTACCATACCAATAAGTACGCCATCGGTATCGACAACAGGCAAGGCAAAAAGATCGTATTTTTGCATGGCAAAAACAGCTTTTTCCCGATCTTCAAAAGCGCTGAGACTGACAAAGTTGTCATCCATAATCTGATCGATTGTATCGTCCGGTCGAGCCAGAATAAATTTTTGTAGTTCTAGGGCGTCGAGCAGTTTCCAAGACTGATCGGTGACATAGATTACGTTGATAGTCTCACTGCGTTTTCCTTTTAATCGAATATGCTCAAGCGCTTCATGGACGGTCCACTCAGGACGAACAGCTACATAGTCCGGTGTCATCAAGCGACCGACGCTTTCTTCTGGATAGCCTAGTAACTGCCTTGACTCTCGCAAATCTTCAGGGCTTAGAAAATTTAACAAGTGTTGTGTCACTTGCCCCGGCAATTCTTCAAACAAATTGGTTCGATCGTCTGGCGTAAGAGAAGCTAAAAGATGGCGCGTCTCTTCGTCCGTCAAATCTTTCAAAAGACCTTTCCGGTGTTCTGACTCCATATAAGAAAAAACGTCACCGGAAATTCGTCTTGGTAACATGCGAAAAACGAGCACACGGTCAGCTTTATCTAGTTCAAGCAATAAGTCAGCAATTTCTGGTAAAGGCCACTCAGAAAGCTCTTCTCGCAATGCCTGCCAATTTTTCTTATGAACAAACTCTTCAATTGTATGCTTTCGCTCTTCATCGATCATAGCATTTGCAATCCTCTCGAGTAGGTCTCTTACCTTTACCATTATACCCTGCAGAAAATGGAACATCTCATCGATTTACGAATAATTAATATCAAAAAAAGAGAACCCTGTTACGATTATGTCACCCTGATATAAATATTATCCTTTTGGCAATACTTGCGCCACAGCGCGCTGAATGGGTTGATTCAAGCCAACAAAACGTTTTTCATACTCTGTCATGACCTGGGCCGACAGATCAAACTGCTCTTTCTCTTTTTCTTGATGAAGATCAAAAGTTACTTCTCGAAGCTGAAAGCCACACTCTTGAAACTCTTCTAATGAAAATTCAAAAAGACCACGATTGTCTGTTTTGAGATGAATTTCACTGCCTTCTTGTAGAATCTGGCGATAGATTTCTAAAAACTTTCGATAGGTCAATCTTCTTTTGCTATGCCTTACTTTCGGCCAAGGATCGGAGAAATTTAGATAGATCCGATTTACCTCTCCTGGCGCAAAGAATTCACCCAGTCTTTCAATATTGGCCCAGATTAAGGTGAGATTCGGGGCTTGCCATGCTTCTGCTTTGGTAAGAGCTTGTAACAACACTTCTTCTC containing:
- the mgtE gene encoding magnesium transporter — protein: MIDEERKHTIEEFVHKKNWQALREELSEWPLPEIADLLLELDKADRVLVFRMLPRRISGDVFSYMESEHRKGLLKDLTDEETRHLLASLTPDDRTNLFEELPGQVTQHLLNFLSPEDLRESRQLLGYPEESVGRLMTPDYVAVRPEWTVHEALEHIRLKGKRSETINVIYVTDQSWKLLDALELQKFILARPDDTIDQIMDDNFVSLSAFEDREKAVFAMQKYDLFALPVVDTDGVLIGMVTIDDVFDVAQKEATEDFHKGAAVAPLKTSYREASVWSLYRKRVGWLMTLVVVNLASSGVIAAYEDMLSAAIALAFFIPLLIDSGGNAGAQSATLMVRALATGDIKLNQWYKTISKEMKVGIAIGLTMALGSLLLGYFRGGFEIGLIVGITMVTLVIVANIIGTILPFLLVRIRVDPAVASGPLITSIIDAVGLLIYFSIAAMVLGQVG
- the trmB gene encoding tRNA (guanosine(46)-N7)-methyltransferase TrmB yields the protein MRLRRIPGVREKLLQFPQWLTLEPAQYKGRWREYFAEKAGLPATEEKELHLELGVGKGNFINTMAQTCPDKYWLGVELREEVLLQALTKAEAWQAPNLTLIWANIERLGEFFAPGEVNRIYLNFSDPWPKVRHSKRRLTYRKFLEIYRQILQEGSEIHLKTDNRGLFEFSLEEFQECGFQLREVTFDLHQEKEKEQFDLSAQVMTEYEKRFVGLNQPIQRAVAQVLPKG